The Brevibacterium atlanticum genome segment TTCGTCAGTCCTGCACGCGCTGAGATCTCAGCGACCGTCACACCGTCGAAGCCGTTTTCGGCGAACATGTCGAGAGCAGCGACGACGAGTCGATCGCGAGCATTCGGGGTCCAACGGGGCATGCCGTCATCGTAGCAACGGGTGAGCACGCGATCGATGACGGGACTGAGTCCCATCGCGGTGGTACCCTGATAAGACTCAGTCCCATCACTCGGCGAGGAGACACCATGCACGTATTCATCACAGGCGGCACCGGTCTGATCGGTTCTGCGGTCACCAAAGAACTCATCTCCAACGGCCATTCCGCGAGTATCCTCGCCCGGTCCGATGCGTCGGCCGAACGGGCGGCGGAACTCGGGGCGGCGGCGGTCCGTGGCGACCTCTCCTCTGCCGATGTCCTGCGTTCGGCCGCAGAGGCGGCCGACGGTGTCATCCACCTTGCCTTCCGCAACGATTTCAGTTCACCCGCAGCGCTGGCGGCCTCTGTCGAGGAGGAAGCTTCGGCGATCGACACTCTCGGCAGAATCCTCATCGGCTCGGACAAGCCCTTTGTCATGGTCGCAGGCACACCCGCTGTGACGGGCAGGACCGCGACCGAAGCGGACCCGCTTCCGACCGACGGCCCCGTCGGAGGGCGCAGCGTCGCGGTGACCCGAGCTCTCCGGTTCGGAGATCAGGGGGTACGCACCTCGGCGATCCGTCTGCCGCGAACCGTGCACGCCGACGGCGAGGGCGGTTTCGCCGGCCTGCTCGCGAACTTCGCGGAGGAATCAGGGATCTGCGGCTACCCTGGCGATGGCACCCAACGCTGGCCCGCGGTCCACGCCCAGGATGCTGCGGCCCTCTTCCGGCTCGCACTCGAGTCCGCTGAAGGTGGAACATCCTGGCATGCCGTCGCCGACGAGGGGGTGCGCGTCATCGACATCGCCGAGGTGCTCGGCCGCCGACTCGGACTGCCGGTGGGCACTGTGCCGGAGGAGAATTTCGGTCCGCTCGGGCCGATCTTCGCCACCGACCAGCCGGCGTCGAGTCAGCACACTCGGTCCGCTCTCGGGTGGACGCCGACTCGGCCCGGACTGCTCGATGATCTCGAGAGCCTCACACGCTGAGGCGCACCGGCCGAACCCCTCACCCGACGAGGTCGGTGATCGGCCTATCGGCGTTGATGGCGGCGAAGACCTCGTCGGCCTGTGCGGATTTGACCACACGGTTCGGGTCTTCCGGGGCCGGGGTCCAGGGCATGATGTCGAAGGTGATGTCATCCTTGGGCACCGCGGCAACAGTCGAAGCCAGCGAGGCCAGCGACGAGACCGAGTCGAGGTCCTCGTCGACCTCGAGCGAGGAGGTCACGGCGTCGAGGAAGGAGTAGAGGCGGTCGGGGCGGGTGAGCACGTGGCTGCTCTTGGCCCGGTCGATGATGGCGTTCATGACCATCTGCTGGTTGCCCATGCGGGAGATGTCGCTGCCGTCGCCGACGGCGTGCCGGGTGCGGGCCAGGGCGAGCGCATCGGTTCCCCCGATCGTCTGCTCGCCGGCAGGCAGGTCGAGGTTCGCCTTCGGGTCCTTCAGCGGTTCGTCGAGGTCGACGGTGATCCCGTCGAGCGCGTCGACGATCGCGGCGAACCCGTCGAAGTCGACGTTGATGAAGTGGTCGACGCGCACGCCGGTGAGTGATTCGGCCGCCGAGACCGAGCATGCCGGTCCGCCGTTGAGTGCGGAGTTGATCATCCCGTGCACGGCCTGCGTGGCCCCGTGGCCGGTGTCGTCGCAGGCGGGAATGTCCATGATCGTGTCACGCGGGATCTGGACGGCGTCGATGCGGCTGCCGTCGGCGGCGATGTGGGCGAGGATCATCGCATCGCTGCGCGCTCCCTCGGCGCTGCCGTATCCCGACGCCGAGGCGGCCCCCGAGTCGTCCTGTGCCGACGCGAGATCCCTGGTGTCGGAGCCGATGATGAGCACATTGGTCTCGTCGGTGAGCTTCTCGGGAACATCGGTACCATCATGGGCGCGCAGAGCCGAGGAGGAGATGTTCGCGCCGAGGTTGTGCACCACGATCGCGATCGTCAGCGGAGCCGCGATGACGAGGATCGCTGCCACCGCCACGAAGGTCCGTCGCCTGCGGTACTTCGCGGCCAGACGCCGGCGACGTCGGGGTCCGATGGTCAGAGGTGCGTCTCGGTTGTCCACGGTTTGGGCGGCTCCTGCGTTGGGGATAGTGGCAGATTGTATGCAAAACGTTTTGCATACAATCTTAGACACGGAGGGTCGAGCTTCTCAGCGATTCTGCGTCACTGTGTGCCATCTCTCGACGGCGATCGCGCTTGTGAACACCGTCTGTGCCGACGACCGCCGAACTTTCTGTTAGGCTTGAAGAGTTCTCGCACAGCATCGTGCGGAGCAGGTGGTGCCTCACAGAGCAGGTAGGTTCAGCTCGGCACCATGTGTTTGCCCGTCGGCGCGTGTCTGCCTTCCGCGCCCCTCATGATTTTCATATTTCCCATCTCAGTCGTCTGACGCTCAGTCACCTGGCGACTTCCGTCCAGCACTTTCGAGTGCATGATCGAAACCGAGCATCCCCACGATTTCGTCCGAGACAGAGAACTCTCTCCAGAGCACTCACGACCGCATCGGAATCCGAGGTCCCGGTTCACCCACAGTTTTTCGCTGGACCTGCGTCCAAGACTCAGTCCATCCAGCGGGAAAGCCGGATCCAGCAATGGATTCGACCATCACGACCGCACCAGCGGTCTTCAGTTAAAAAATAAGGATACAAAGATTATGGCAACAGGTACCGTGAAATGGTTCAACGCGGAAAAGGGTTTCGGATTCATCCAGCCTGACGACGGTTCGGCTGACGTGTTCACCCACTTCTCCGCGATCGAGGCCACCGGCTACCGCGAGCTCACCGAGGGTCAGAACGTCGAGTTCGACTCGGAGATGGGCTCCAAGGGCCTGCAGGCGACTCGCGTCCGCGGCCTCTGAGACTCCCTGAGAGTCTCTCCTAGAGACTTTGCGGGTCTCAATCGAGACCTCTGAGCAACACCGGCGATCCTTCGCCCGGACAACCGTCCGATCCGGTATCCCCGGACCCGGTCGGCTGCTGGGCGGAGGATCGCCGTTTCTGTGTCGCGGACCGAGTGCTCGGCGCAGAGCGGGCCTCACCGGTTGCGACCGCGGCGATCCGATCCTGATTCAGCTGTGTTCGAGCAGCTCGAGGAAGTCCTCGACACCGCTGAGTCCGATGTCGTCGCGCCGCCTCGTCTCCCACGCCTCACGGGTGAGTCTCCATCGCTGGATCAGCCCGGGTTCGCCTCGGCGGATGTCCCATTCGACTCCGTTGTGTTCGTACCCGAGCGCCTCGGAGACGCGGTTCGACCCGATGTTGTCGACGAAGGCATCGGAGGCGGCTTCTCGGGCGCCGAGCCCGGCGAAGGCGAGGTGGAGCATGGCGCTGCGCATCTCGGTGCCCAGCCCACGCCCGCGCACATCGGTCGAGAGCCAGGAGAACGAGAGCACCGTGCCGCACGTGTCGAACTTCTCCGCGATGAGGTCCTGCATGCCCACGGCCTCACCGTCGACGAGGACGGCGAAGGCCAGTCTGAACTCGGAGCGCGAGAATCGGCCGCGGCCGCGCCACACGCTCTGCAGCCACTTGTTGACTCGTGCGGTGGGGTCCGATTCGTAGAAGGACATCGGGTCGTCATAGGGGGCGGGCTCGGCGAAGACCTTGCCGTCGCGCACCAGCGGGGCGAGCGCCGCAAGCATGTCATCACCGGCACCGACGAGCTCGAGTCGGGGCGTCGTCACCCGGATCTGCAGTGGCGCGTAGCCGATCATGACTCCAACCTAGGCGAGCACTGACGATTCCACAATGGTCCGATGATGTCATGTGCCACGAACATCATCCGCGAGGGCCACGATGTTCTGTAGCGTAGGAGTCCGA includes the following:
- a CDS encoding SDR family oxidoreductase, translating into MHVFITGGTGLIGSAVTKELISNGHSASILARSDASAERAAELGAAAVRGDLSSADVLRSAAEAADGVIHLAFRNDFSSPAALAASVEEEASAIDTLGRILIGSDKPFVMVAGTPAVTGRTATEADPLPTDGPVGGRSVAVTRALRFGDQGVRTSAIRLPRTVHADGEGGFAGLLANFAEESGICGYPGDGTQRWPAVHAQDAAALFRLALESAEGGTSWHAVADEGVRVIDIAEVLGRRLGLPVGTVPEENFGPLGPIFATDQPASSQHTRSALGWTPTRPGLLDDLESLTR
- a CDS encoding GNAT family N-acetyltransferase, coding for MIGYAPLQIRVTTPRLELVGAGDDMLAALAPLVRDGKVFAEPAPYDDPMSFYESDPTARVNKWLQSVWRGRGRFSRSEFRLAFAVLVDGEAVGMQDLIAEKFDTCGTVLSFSWLSTDVRGRGLGTEMRSAMLHLAFAGLGAREAASDAFVDNIGSNRVSEALGYEHNGVEWDIRRGEPGLIQRWRLTREAWETRRRDDIGLSGVEDFLELLEHS
- a CDS encoding LCP family protein; its protein translation is MDNRDAPLTIGPRRRRRLAAKYRRRRTFVAVAAILVIAAPLTIAIVVHNLGANISSSALRAHDGTDVPEKLTDETNVLIIGSDTRDLASAQDDSGAASASGYGSAEGARSDAMILAHIAADGSRIDAVQIPRDTIMDIPACDDTGHGATQAVHGMINSALNGGPACSVSAAESLTGVRVDHFINVDFDGFAAIVDALDGITVDLDEPLKDPKANLDLPAGEQTIGGTDALALARTRHAVGDGSDISRMGNQQMVMNAIIDRAKSSHVLTRPDRLYSFLDAVTSSLEVDEDLDSVSSLASLASTVAAVPKDDITFDIMPWTPAPEDPNRVVKSAQADEVFAAINADRPITDLVG
- a CDS encoding cold-shock protein, yielding MATGTVKWFNAEKGFGFIQPDDGSADVFTHFSAIEATGYRELTEGQNVEFDSEMGSKGLQATRVRGL